The following proteins are co-located in the Heliorestis convoluta genome:
- a CDS encoding toll/interleukin-1 receptor domain-containing protein — MIKEYDIAFSFAGEDRDFVRPIAIELTRHGVKVFYDELEQVNLWGKNLYQHLSQIYSFKADYCAIFISKFYVEKSWAKHELRSAQERAFAQDAEYILPIRLDNTKVPGISETTGYIDARKFSTKGLIDMFLKKLNYPSTAHKKAKKEKNNSDPELLFLQIRSIINSLDPIDLFPEAPSDEYDPEIRDIITILPEIKSISELTIKIHSIFVKWFDKKIVGSISDYEKVAYEIWCLTHEKMESVY, encoded by the coding sequence TTGATTAAAGAATATGATATTGCTTTTTCTTTTGCAGGTGAAGATAGGGACTTTGTAAGACCAATAGCTATTGAGCTAACCAGACATGGAGTTAAAGTATTTTATGATGAGTTGGAACAAGTAAATTTGTGGGGGAAAAATCTATATCAGCATTTGTCCCAAATATATTCTTTCAAAGCTGACTATTGCGCTATATTTATTTCAAAGTTTTATGTAGAGAAGTCCTGGGCTAAGCACGAGCTTCGTAGTGCACAGGAAAGGGCTTTTGCACAGGATGCAGAATATATATTGCCAATAAGGCTAGATAATACTAAAGTGCCTGGAATATCTGAAACAACTGGGTATATTGATGCTCGTAAGTTTTCTACCAAAGGGTTAATAGATATGTTTCTAAAAAAACTAAATTACCCATCTACTGCTCACAAAAAAGCTAAAAAGGAAAAGAATAATAGTGACCCAGAGCTTCTGTTTTTACAAATTAGAAGCATTATTAATTCCCTGGATCCAATTGACCTCTTTCCAGAAGCTCCCTCTGACGAGTATGACCCAGAAATAAGAGACATAATAACCATTTTACCTGAAATAAAGTCAATATCTGAGCTAACAATTAAAATTCATTCAATCTTTGTTAAATGGTTTGATAAAAAAATTGTAGGTAGTATATCTGATTATGAAAAGGTAGCTTATGAGATATGGTGTTTAACTCATGAAAAAATGGAAAGTGTATACTAG
- a CDS encoding ATP-dependent nuclease: MYISQIEIFNFRSFQQNVIEFNEGMNVIIGHNNAGKTNLLSALGLIFNQNQRYRPDVEDFNKNIPICHYLTKNEKGIYIPPKITISVWIQESSEFSNELSDDNNVIYAWRIIVDRPYLAKLTYEFFLPEGAIFANYQKDIQKLVDEKKDIEIDFWDLLKRKYIRKYISRIYGGDEKLRNRANSEELSKFDYQFLDAIRDVEKKLLTGKNILLKEVLTYFLDYQLEGENDAELQDEREKRYENFREESGKLIKSLKERIHTEPILDYAKNVGASIEGIPNFEGRINEVELFSALSLIIEKETGIKIPVTHNGLGYNNLIYMSILLAKMQMQCTDYVNEDEQKVFPMLLIEEPEAHLHPAMQYKFLKFLKQKLKEKDKVRQIFITTHSTHITAAVDLDEIIILNIAQQQKLNVSYPGKVFDLDSEEDKKSKAYVKRFLDATKSDMLFAKSIIMVEGIAEQLLLSCFADYVKKEKHIPVSLEDNHVCVVNISGRYFNHFLKLFYYAEQDPLRKSAINKRISCITDTDPTKRKIEKKAKNTKCFPFELQSNPKEYTYKDESTVLFELKQKQKDHNNIRIFSQLKGKGKTFEYELAYWNPTCQLLLTDYVSNRNELESLMSLYLDGKDLDEMLTRVKSEKLISKIKAAPQTWEEKEKKKALIAARYLQSVESNKGEHALELAYQLRKNLEKGQPVSFRVPPYIEEAILWACGQEEG; this comes from the coding sequence ATGTACATATCTCAAATAGAAATATTTAATTTTCGAAGCTTTCAACAGAACGTTATAGAATTTAATGAAGGTATGAATGTTATCATTGGACATAATAACGCGGGCAAAACTAACTTACTCAGTGCATTAGGACTTATATTTAACCAAAACCAACGGTACCGTCCTGATGTGGAAGATTTCAATAAAAATATTCCTATATGCCACTATCTTACTAAAAATGAAAAAGGTATTTATATACCTCCTAAAATAACAATTAGTGTTTGGATTCAGGAGTCTTCCGAGTTTTCTAACGAATTATCTGATGATAATAACGTGATCTATGCGTGGAGAATTATAGTTGATAGACCATATTTGGCAAAGCTAACTTATGAGTTCTTTTTACCTGAGGGAGCAATATTTGCAAATTACCAGAAGGACATTCAAAAATTAGTAGATGAAAAAAAAGATATTGAAATTGATTTTTGGGATTTGTTAAAAAGAAAATATATCAGAAAATACATTTCGAGAATTTATGGGGGAGATGAAAAATTAAGAAATAGAGCGAATTCAGAAGAATTAAGTAAATTTGATTATCAATTTTTAGATGCTATTAGAGATGTTGAAAAAAAACTATTAACAGGTAAAAATATTTTGCTTAAAGAAGTATTAACTTATTTCCTGGATTACCAGTTAGAAGGAGAGAATGATGCGGAATTACAAGATGAAAGAGAAAAAAGATATGAAAATTTTCGAGAAGAATCAGGAAAGCTTATTAAAAGTTTAAAGGAGCGAATCCATACCGAACCAATCTTAGATTATGCAAAAAATGTTGGAGCATCCATTGAAGGAATCCCTAATTTTGAAGGGCGAATTAATGAGGTCGAATTATTTTCTGCATTAAGCCTAATAATTGAAAAGGAGACCGGAATAAAGATACCTGTTACGCATAATGGATTAGGTTATAACAATCTGATTTACATGTCTATTTTACTAGCAAAAATGCAAATGCAGTGTACAGATTATGTAAATGAAGATGAACAAAAAGTATTTCCTATGTTACTTATAGAAGAACCCGAAGCTCATCTTCATCCTGCAATGCAATACAAATTTCTCAAATTTTTAAAACAAAAACTAAAAGAAAAAGACAAAGTTAGACAGATATTCATTACTACTCATTCCACTCATATTACTGCAGCAGTTGATTTAGACGAAATAATTATTTTGAATATTGCTCAACAGCAAAAGTTAAATGTATCTTACCCAGGAAAAGTTTTTGATTTAGACTCAGAGGAAGATAAAAAGTCAAAAGCGTATGTTAAAAGGTTCTTAGATGCAACGAAATCGGATATGCTTTTTGCTAAAAGTATCATCATGGTTGAAGGGATTGCTGAACAACTATTGTTATCTTGTTTTGCAGATTATGTGAAAAAGGAAAAGCATATACCAGTCTCTTTAGAAGATAATCATGTTTGTGTCGTCAATATAAGTGGTAGGTACTTCAATCATTTTCTGAAGCTATTTTATTATGCAGAGCAGGATCCATTAAGAAAATCTGCAATTAATAAAAGGATATCTTGTATTACAGATACAGATCCTACTAAAAGAAAAATAGAAAAGAAGGCAAAAAATACCAAGTGCTTCCCATTCGAATTACAATCCAACCCTAAAGAGTATACCTATAAGGATGAATCAACCGTGCTTTTTGAATTAAAGCAAAAACAAAAAGATCATAATAATATTCGTATATTTTCTCAACTTAAGGGTAAAGGAAAGACATTTGAATATGAACTAGCCTATTGGAACCCAACTTGTCAACTACTGTTGACAGATTATGTGTCCAACAGGAATGAACTGGAGTCATTGATGTCATTATACTTGGATGGAAAAGACCTAGATGAAATGTTAACAAGAGTAAAATCAGAAAAACTGATTTCAAAAATTAAAGCAGCACCTCAAACCTGGGAAGAAAAAGAAAAGAAGAAAGCTCTCATTGCAGCAAGGTATTTGCAATCAGTTGAAAGCAACAAAGGTGAACATGCACTTGAATTAGCATATCAATTAAGAAAAAATCTCGAAAAGGGACAGCCAGTCAGTTTTAGAGTTCCACCATACATTGAAGAAGCAATACTCTGGGCTTGCGGTCAAGAGGAGGGATAG
- a CDS encoding UvrD-helicase domain-containing protein: protein MEEKIDSNTTIHIEQHFKIIAGPGAGKTHWLTNHVKNVLQNSTRLGRTAKIACITYTNVASEEIRLRLGETVGEKVEIGTIHNFLYKYIVKPYGFLLKDEEGINLINLEKMDGHDEHIPNISIIKKWIDSELGRRRFYLLNDDRIERFLQCLKNFDWILEQDDCLNFQLRSEYKKTASNIRLPKLTQKQLLTYKKYYWNKGQIHHEDVLYLAYRILKEKPSVIKFLSYKFPYLFIDEFQDTNPIQTSIVRRLAAEKTIVGVIGDSTQSIYKFQGAKREDFEVFELNELKEYYMPDNRRSTNNIVKFLQNIRDDELVQKAKKNREGAKVTVLVGDQSKALQYVSKIDHKACVLARNNETVRQLKYSSTQELGDLWVRSRVIDSNFQRQMFIYYAVFAVELIEQKKYEEALSLMKKIFNYHANGSKITQKKKRSFAIQTIERLYSLRNQNYKKTLYEYHNVTLEEILERFDVESPSAKITKRGKKFFEFANQYTYQHMVQSLRLQEDESLIRTIHKAKGCEFNTVLVVLEKKNLRYLFEPKIDSIDDDTRILYVGFSRAKEKLYINIPYLADDKHSILSECEIIDI from the coding sequence ATGGAGGAAAAAATCGATTCAAATACTACTATTCATATTGAGCAGCATTTTAAGATTATTGCTGGGCCAGGTGCTGGTAAAACTCATTGGTTAACAAATCATGTAAAAAACGTTCTGCAAAACTCAACACGATTAGGCCGTACAGCTAAGATAGCTTGCATTACCTATACAAATGTGGCTTCGGAAGAAATACGTTTAAGATTAGGTGAGACTGTTGGAGAAAAAGTTGAAATAGGAACTATACATAACTTCTTATATAAATATATTGTTAAGCCCTATGGATTTTTACTTAAAGACGAAGAGGGGATTAATTTAATTAATCTTGAAAAAATGGATGGTCATGATGAGCATATACCAAATATCTCAATAATAAAGAAATGGATCGATAGTGAATTAGGTCGTAGAAGATTTTATTTACTTAACGATGATCGCATTGAAAGGTTCCTACAGTGTCTAAAAAACTTTGATTGGATTTTAGAGCAAGATGATTGTCTAAATTTTCAATTGAGATCAGAATACAAGAAGACTGCAAGTAATATTCGACTTCCAAAATTGACTCAAAAACAACTCCTTACGTACAAGAAGTATTATTGGAATAAAGGTCAAATTCATCATGAAGATGTCCTTTATCTTGCTTATAGGATACTAAAAGAGAAACCAAGTGTAATAAAATTTTTAAGTTATAAATTTCCTTATCTTTTCATTGATGAATTTCAAGATACCAATCCTATTCAAACTTCAATTGTAAGAAGATTAGCGGCTGAAAAAACTATCGTTGGTGTGATTGGTGATAGTACACAGTCAATATATAAGTTTCAAGGAGCTAAGAGAGAAGACTTTGAGGTTTTTGAACTTAATGAATTAAAAGAATACTACATGCCGGATAATCGACGTAGTACAAATAATATTGTGAAATTTCTACAAAACATTCGTGACGATGAATTAGTTCAAAAAGCAAAAAAGAATAGAGAAGGTGCTAAAGTAACCGTATTAGTTGGCGATCAATCAAAAGCTCTACAATATGTAAGCAAGATAGATCATAAAGCGTGTGTATTAGCAAGAAATAACGAAACCGTAAGACAATTGAAATACTCATCAACTCAGGAACTAGGGGATCTATGGGTTCGTTCAAGAGTTATTGATAGTAACTTTCAACGACAAATGTTTATTTACTATGCTGTATTTGCTGTAGAATTAATAGAACAAAAAAAATATGAAGAAGCTTTGAGTCTAATGAAAAAAATATTCAATTATCATGCGAATGGCAGTAAAATTACCCAAAAGAAAAAAAGAAGCTTTGCTATTCAAACAATAGAGAGGCTTTATTCCTTAAGAAATCAAAACTATAAGAAAACACTATATGAATACCATAATGTTACATTAGAAGAGATCTTAGAGCGATTTGATGTTGAATCACCGAGTGCTAAAATCACAAAAAGAGGGAAAAAGTTTTTCGAATTTGCTAATCAATATACATATCAACATATGGTTCAGTCTTTACGTTTACAAGAAGATGAAAGTCTGATTAGGACCATCCATAAGGCCAAGGGATGTGAATTTAATACTGTCTTAGTGGTATTAGAGAAAAAGAATTTAAGATATTTATTTGAACCGAAAATTGATTCGATTGATGATGATACAAGAATTTTGTATGTAGGTTTTAGTAGGGCAAAGGAAAAATTGTATATAAATATTCCCTATTTAGCTGATGATAAACATTCAATATTATCAGAATGTGAAATTATTGATATTTAA